From a region of the Malania oleifera isolate guangnan ecotype guangnan chromosome 12, ASM2987363v1, whole genome shotgun sequence genome:
- the LOC131145149 gene encoding auxin-responsive protein SAUR76, whose amino-acid sequence MIMKKKMNLILRKCRSLSLRQLGRSSSYSSLRSRSTKGEIWDDHDDNDDQNEHNNNSNNNNNNWESSSNNTIYVGRSRKRYVISSKLLNHPLLNALMDRSGDDISIRCEVVLFDHLLWMLQHSDPNLAASESLEELAQLYAL is encoded by the coding sequence atgATCATGAAAAAGAAGATGAATTTGATACTAAGGAAGTGCAGGAGCTTGTCATTGAGGCAGCTGGGGAGATCTTCATCCTACAGCAGTCTACGGTCCAGATCTACCAAAGGAGAAATATGGGACGACCACGACGACAATGATGATCAAAATGAGCATAACAACAAcagcaataacaataataacaactggGAATCATCATCAAATAACACCATATATGTGGGAAGATCAAGGAAGCGATACGTGATAAGTTCCAAGTTGTTGAATCACCCATTGCTCAACGCTCTCATGGACAGGTCAGGCGATGACATCTCCATAAGGTGTGAGGTGGTTCTCTTTGACCACCTCTTGTGGATGCTCCAACACTCTGATCCTAATCTTGCTGCTTCTGAATCCTTGGAGGAACTCGCCCAGCTCTACGCCTTGTAA